Genomic segment of Tindallia magadiensis:
CGCTAGTATCCGATAGATATCTGGCATTCTTTCACCACCTTCTTTTCTTTTCTACTTTAAAACAATTTCGCTGCACATAAAACGCCTAAGGCGATGGAGTTTAGTTTCGATTCATCGCTATCGGCTCTGGAAGTTAGCACGATCGGTGCTTTTGCTCCGACAATAACCGCTGCATTGCTGGCAAACATCATAAAGCCTAGTGTTTTATAAAGAATGTTTCCGCCTTCAATATCCGGCGCCAATAAGATATCTGCTTTTCCAGCAACAGGATGTTCGATCCCCTTAATTCTTGCAGCTTCTTCTGATACCGCATTATCTAATGCAAAAGGACCGCCGACAAGACACCCTTTTAGTTCCCCTTTTTCATTCATTTCCGTTAGAGCAGCTGCGTCCATCGTATCTGGCATTTTAGGATTCGCTTTTTCTTTTGCGCAAATGGAAGCTACTTTAGGTTCTTCAATATCCAGTGCTTTTGCCACTACAACAGCATTTTCAATGATTTGCTTTTTGGTTTCCAAGTCTGGATCAATGTTCATGGCAGCATCTGTCACTAAGAACAAACGATCAAAACCTTTAATATCAAAAACAGCTACATGGCTCAATACATTACCTGTCCGAAGGCCAATTTCTGCGTTAAGCACAGCCTTTAGAAAAATAGAAGTATCTACAAGGCCTTTCATCACCATGTGCGCTTTGCCACTGGAAACCAGTTCCACCGCCTTCAGAGAAGCTTCCATCATATCCACTATGTTTATTATTTCAAAGCTACTGAGATCCAGACTATTTTCACTGGCAAGGGCTTCTATTTTATTCTGATCTCCTACCAATATAGCATCTGCAACCCTCGACTCTTTTGCTCTTGTAACTGCCTTTAAGACATCTAGGTCCTGTGCACATGCAACTGCAACAGTTTTAGGTCCTCTTTCGCGAGCAAATTCCATTAGATCCTGC
This window contains:
- the ptb gene encoding phosphate butyryltransferase, whose product is MIKSMQDLMEFARERGPKTVAVACAQDLDVLKAVTRAKESRVADAILVGDQNKIEALASENSLDLSSFEIINIVDMMEASLKAVELVSSGKAHMVMKGLVDTSIFLKAVLNAEIGLRTGNVLSHVAVFDIKGFDRLFLVTDAAMNIDPDLETKKQIIENAVVVAKALDIEEPKVASICAKEKANPKMPDTMDAAALTEMNEKGELKGCLVGGPFALDNAVSEEAARIKGIEHPVAGKADILLAPDIEGGNILYKTLGFMMFASNAAVIVGAKAPIVLTSRADSDESKLNSIALGVLCAAKLF